TTGGAGGCAAGGTGGTTGTCGAAAATATCAAGCGTAACTTTGAGGATTCCAAAGATACAGGTGCAAGTAAGGCTGAAGTAAAACTATCTGCACCCTTCACTTCAAATGGAGTACGTATTATAAAGATTTATTGGGAAGGCCCTAAAAATCGTTGGAGAATCATTCATTTAAACGAGTTCGGCACTATTAAAAACCCTAACCCGCGAGGTAAAGGTGCAGTTGAACGCGCCATGAGAAGCGGTCAAGAAGCCTATGTCCAAGCTATTAAACAAAGGTTAAAAAGGGGTTGATACGATTGAGAGATATTTTAATGGATATTTATAACATCCTTATTAAAGATACGTTAGTGCAACGATATGTTGATAATCGTATTAAGTTCTATGAATACCCTGAACCGTCAGATATGACCAAGCCATATATTGTGATGAGTGAAATTGATGACACATTACCTGTCGAATACGCAGACAATGACAACCTTGCATTAAGCTACCTCGTACAAATTGATGTGTTTGTGCCTGAATCCGAGGAGTATCAATCATATTTTGTAAGGAATAAAGTTAGCTATCACATTTCACGGTTAATGAAAGAACAATTGAAAATGGAAAACACATCAAATGCAAAACCGGAATATGACGAAGAATTAAAAATGTACAGGTCCGCTCGTAGATACGAGGGGACCTTTTATCGTACTGAATTAAATTTATAGGAGGAATTAAGAATGGCAAAAAAATACAATTCGTTTACAGGTATTA
This region of Staphylococcus sp. IVB6240 genomic DNA includes:
- a CDS encoding HK97 gp10 family phage protein, with amino-acid sequence MANRVNVELKGMKELERELENLYGKTKMKRIIDESLKVGGKVVVENIKRNFEDSKDTGASKAEVKLSAPFTSNGVRIIKIYWEGPKNRWRIIHLNEFGTIKNPNPRGKGAVERAMRSGQEAYVQAIKQRLKRG